Proteins found in one Planococcus citri chromosome 2, ihPlaCitr1.1, whole genome shotgun sequence genomic segment:
- the LOC135838044 gene encoding E3 ubiquitin-protein ligase Mdm2-like, producing the protein MASSSVGSAYYNNDESKPTDDVYAYHITLEQTSSESELDPSDTESVESHQANTTVSAKDSSDISTDELSDFFMSEYEVASSPETIEPSIYDKELFSSSSSPRDIEFVFGCSESEKSDITDVSDTSDILGALGDNKYYHTCAQCFSYNANPAFRFCDSCYQLRKSSYPTKPKRKRKRNNAENPTKKQRTAAKDDIPEVDSNEANASSGCGILDSGFESLSPSAEWEISELEPKEKCLTCLDSCVNGLFLHGRTAHKCCCYKCAKLIWSKSRKCPICRRKIHNVVLLLNC; encoded by the exons ATGGCATCATCCTCTGTGGGCTCCGCGTATTACAACAATG ATGAAAGTAAGCCGACCGACGATGTCTATGCTTACCATATCACGCTTGAACAAACGTCTTCGGAAAGCGAATTAGATCCTTCTGATACCGAATCCGTTGAAAGTCATCAAGCGAACACGAcag TATCAGCCAAAGACTCGTCTGACATCAGCACCGATGAATTATCCGATTTTTTTATGAGCGAATACGAAGTCGCCAGTTCACCGGAAACCATTGAGCCATCGATTTACGACAAGGAGTTGTTTTCTTCTTCGAGTTCACCTCGAGATATC GAGTTTGTTTTCGGTTGCTCCGAATCGGAGAAAAGCGACATCACGGACGTGAGTGATACCAGCGATATTTTGGGCGCATTGGGTGATAACAAGTATTATCATACATGCGCTCAATGCTTCTCGTATAATGCTAATCCGGCGTTTCGATTCTGTGATTCATGTTACCAA TTGAGAAAATCATCTTACCCTACCAAACCaaagagaaaaagaaagcgTAATAATGCCGAAAATCCTACTAAAAAACAGAGAACTGCTGCTAAAGATGACATTCCGGAGGTCGATTCGAATGAAGCGAATGCATCTAGCGGCTGCGGTATTTTAGATTCTGGTTTCGAATCCTTATCACCCAGTGCCGAATGGGAAATATCCGAGCTCGAGCCTAAAGAGAAGTGTCTAACTTGTCTCGATAGTTGCGTAAATGGACTGTTCCTTCACGGCAGAACAGCGCATAAATGTTGCTGTTACAAATGTGCTAAATTAATTTGGAGTAAAAGTAGAAAGTGTCCTATTTGTCGACGAAAAATTCACAACGTAGTTTTATTATTGAATTGTTAA
- the LOC135838038 gene encoding rab-like protein 6 isoform X1 — translation MFSALKKLTVGGTRHEGEVITPPGLQTMSKILQSKFSKGVQYNMKIIIKGDRNVGKSCLFNRLQGRGFTETYTQTEEIQVTSIQWNYKATDDVVKVEVWDVVDKGKKRVMSDNLKLELSNGAASPEVADVPALDAEFLNVYKGTNGVILMMDITKSWTFEYVQREITKIPSSIPVLVLGNHCDMSHHRSITPDYVLFYLETLQRSAPARYAESSMSNGFGLKFLHKWFNLPFLQLQRETLLAQLNTNQNEITITTQELDLYQQTDDSNYKIFLERLTARRRQVAEAHSTAPTSGIVVQTQHSFPSVNVNKPETKPSVVDEKPSVPEEITAVPVEKPVSSLPKAVVEIKTHQSAPPVPPPNVPSKNDSSVNIEEFVPDDYLDKSFLDEVVTTTAIVHKSAHNESDSENEVSGNPLVSGFQDDLDPDDAFLANDTQETNEGFTSVNSLNKWMSAERRGSPDGGDDSSKINNDNDIQSTKRESRKSKSDDKSKKKKSSSKKKPAKVSTEEDTLENFLNDDSPSAYEAL, via the exons atgttttcgGCTTTGAAAAAGTTGACCGTTGGAGGAACCAGACATGAAGGCGAAGTTATTACTCCTCCAGGTCTGCAGACAATGTCTAAGAtcttgcagagtaaattttccAAAGGCGTTCAATATAATA tgaaaattatcatcaaagGAGATCGAAATGTAGGAAAAAGTTGTCTGTTTAATCGACTACAAGGTCGTGGATTTACTGAAACGTATACTCAAACTGAAGAAATCCAG GTTACCAGTATTCAATGGAATTACAAAGCTACAGACGATGTGGTTAAAGTTGAAGTTTGGGATGTCGTTGACAAAGGCAAAAAGCGCGTCATGTCGGATAACTTGAAGTTGGAACTTTCAAACGGAGCCGCATCTCCGGAGGTCGCCGACGTTCCTGCATTGGATgctgaatttttaaacgtttacaAAGGCACGAACggagttattttgatgatggaTATTACCAAAAGTTG gaCGTTCGAATACGTGCAACGCGAAATCACCAAAATTCCAAGTTCGATACCGGTGCTTGTTTTAGGAAATCATTGCGATATGTCTCATCATAGATCTATTACTCCCGATTACGTGCTTTTTTATCTGGAAACGTTACAAAg ATCAGCACCTGCTCGGTATGCAGAAAGTTCCATGTCGAACGGTTTCGGGCTGAAATTCTTGCATAAATGGTTCAACTTACCATTTCTGCAGCTTCAAAGGGAAACGCTGCTTGCGCAATTGAATACCAATCAAAACGAAATCACCATCACGACGCAAGAGCTCGACTTATACCAGCAAACCGACGACTCGAATTATAAAAT ATTTCTAGAAAGGCTAACAGCTCGTCGTAGACAAGTCGCTGAAGCTCATTCGACTGCTCCTACGTCAGGCATCGTGGTCCAAACGCAGCACAGTTTCCCTTCTGTCAACGTTAATAAACCGGAAACAAAACCATCAGTCGTGGATGAAAAACCAAGCGTACCAGAAGAAATTACTGCTGTACCTGTGGAGAAACCTGTTAGTAGTCTACCGAAGGCCGtagttgaaatcaaaacacatcAAA GTGCGCCTCCAGTGCCTCCACCGAATGTTCCTTCGAAAAACGACTCTTCGGTGAATATCGAAGAATTTGTGCCGGATGATTATTTAGATAAGTCGTTTCTGGATGAAGTCGTTACGACAACTGCTATCGTTCATAAATCTGCTCACAACGAATCTGATAG cGAGAACGAGGTTTCTGGTAATCCTTTAGTTTCTGGTTTTCAAGATGATCTGGATCCAGATGATGCATTTTTAGCGAACGATACCCAA GAAACCAACGAAGGTTTTACTTCGGTAAACAGTTTAAATAAATGGATGTCCGCTGAACGTCGAGGAAGCCCCGATGGCGGAGATGATTCCTCAAAAATCAACAACGACAACGATATTCAATCTACC AAACGAGAATCTCGTAAATCGAAATCTGATGATAAGtctaagaaaaagaaaagcagtTCGAAGAAAAAACCTGCAAAGGTATCCACTGAAGAAGATACCTTGGAGAATTTTCTGAATGATGATTCGCCCTCCGCCTACGAAGCTCTGTGA
- the LOC135838038 gene encoding tRNA N(3)-methylcytidine methyltransferase METTL6 isoform X2, with protein MNPVIYFIRNSEVENAFQTRTFFRMDETFVESKLTDLSLSEIDLSTLKHQESRLVSNFKAQQIEKDCKKHWDIFYKRNENRFFKDRHWTTREFKELIDARDKQIKQTLLEVGCGTGNFIYPLLTEEKSSFFIYACDFSPRAVELVKSNPLYDESLVKAFVCDVTTEELKKHVDNLDIITLIFVLSAIHPDHFDNVVRTLYSVLKPGGVVLFRDYGLYDMTQLRFKAGHKISDNFYMRQDGTRTYFFSVDLVRDLFCRNGFSEIETSYVRRRTVNKKEGIDVPRIFVQAKYKKL; from the exons atgaaccccgtaatttattttatacgcAACTCTGAGGTAGAGAATGCTTTCCAAACGAGAACTTTTTTTCG AATGGATGAAACATTCGTTGAATCAAAGCTTACAGACCTCTCGTTATCAGAGATCGACCTGAGCACTTTGAAACATCAAGAATCCAGATTAGTATCGAACTTCAAAGCTCAACAGATCGAAAAAGATTGCAAAAAGCATTGGGATATATTCTACAAACGCAACGAGAATCGTTTCTTCAAAGATCGTCATTGGACGACTAGAGAATTCAAGGAATTGATAGATGCTCGAGATAAACAAATTAAGCAAACGTTGCTAGAAGTAGGTTGTGGAACTGGTAACTTCATATACCCGTTGTTGACCGAAGAAAAATCGTCCTTTTTCATCTACGCGTGTGATTTCTCACCTCGAGCTGTCGAATTAGTCAAAAGTAATCCGCTTTACGACGAATCTCTAGTTAAAGCTTTCGTCTGCGATGTCACCACCGAAGAATTGAAGAAACACGTCGACAACTTGGATATAATCACCTTGATATTCGTACTATCTGCTATTCATCCTGATCATTTTGACAACGTGGTCCGTACATTGTATTCGGTGCTGAAACCAGGTGGTGTCGTTTTGTTTCGTGATTATGGCCTTTATGATATGACTCAGCTGCGCTTCAAAGCTGGCCATAAAATATCCGATAATTTTTACATGAGGCAAGATGGTACTAG GACGTATTTCTTCTCAGTGGATTTGGTTAGAGATTTGTTTTGTAGAAATGGCTTCAGTGAAATTGAAACTTCTTATGTGAGAAGAAGAACTGTTAATAAGAAAGAGGGTATCGATGTACCTCGTATATTTGTTCAAGCAAAATACAAGAAACTGTGA
- the LOC135838039 gene encoding folylpolyglutamate synthase, mitochondrial-like codes for METSFRKTFRLNLKTLRKPNNHTFQYQGKNMYHSENESYQRAINALNCLQSNKQVLADPSSCQFAESKIATVTGFFSKCGLDVEFVEKNLPVIHVAGTKGKGSTCAYCESILRQYGYKTGFYSSPHLMSVRETIRINGQPISRQKFSDYFWEIYRKLCCSDNHNEAPKMPPYFTFLTIMAFKVFVEEKVDVAVIEVGIGGEYDCTNVLKNTPVVGITSIDFDHVKLLGNTLEEIAWQKAGIMKRNCTAITMSNQPAAVMKILREKASERNCTLFVAANMGPYFVMNRIRLGICSPAQALNASLGAQLANAWMNPQLYKKDSIMSFAPVLSLTNEVCSGVSSCHWPGRTQIFRYSDKLTFYLDGAHTCESIKNCVQWYSESTPKPSKRVLVFNITGNRDHEPLMANLIRNNQFDYAFFCPNAIDVKKTDHLEYPAQYENRNEDFERSKQYCSDWVRMSKCDESNVRSFENVNDTVEHLKENVEDSNLHVLITGSLHLVAAFLNVLNPHHDAQL; via the exons ATGGAAACTTCATTCCGAAAAACATTccgattgaatttgaaaacgctGAGAAAACCGAATAACCACACGTTTCAGTACCAAggcaaaaatatgtatcattcaGAAAACGAAAGTTATCAG AGAGCCATAAATGCATTAAATTGTTTACAAAGCAACAAACAAGTTTTAGCTGATCCGTCGTCGTGTCAATTCGctgaatcaaaaattgcaacgGTCACTGGATTTTTCTCCAA ATGCGGCCTTGATGTCGAATtcgttgagaaaaatttaccagtaattcatGTAGCAGGCACCAAAGGTAAAGGATCAACTTGCGCGTATTGTGAATCGATTCTGCGTCAATATGGATATAAAACTGGGTTCTATTCATCTCCTCATCTGATGAGTGTCAGAGAAACGATTCGAATAAATGGACAACCAATTAGTCGACAAAAATTCAGCGattatttttgggaaatatATAGGAAGCTGTGTTGCAGCGAT AATCACAATGAGGCGCCCAAAATGCCACCTTATTTTACATTCTTAACGATAATGGCCTTCAAAGTATTCGTTGAAGAAAAAGTAGACGTAGCTGTGATTGAAGTCGGAATAGGAGGCGAATACGATTGCACCAATGTCTTAAA AAACACTCCAGTAGTTGGAATCACTTCAATAGATTTTGATCATGTCAAACTACTCGGAAATACGTTAGAAGAAATCGCATGGCAAAAAGCTGGCATCATGAAGCGTAATTGTACTGCCATTACGATGTCAAATCAGCCTGCAGCAGTCATGAAAATTCTGCGAGAAAAAGCCTCCGAAAGAAAT TGCACATTATTCGTAGCAGCAAACATGGGTCCATATTTTGTAATGAATAGAATCCGTCTAGGTATCTGTAGCCCAGCTCAAGCCTTGAATGCATCTCTCGGTGCTCAACTTGCAAACGCTTGGATGAACCCTCAGCTGTACAAAAAAGACTCCATCATGTCTTTTGCTCCGGTTTTATCGCTGACTAATGAGGTTTGTTCGGGTGTGAGCAGCTGTCATTGGCCTGGAAGAACACAAATATTTCGTTACTCCGATAAGTTGACCTTTTATTTGGATGGAGCCCATACTTGtgaaagtatcaaaaattgCGTTCAATGGTACTCGGAAAGTACCCCAAAACC ATCGAAAAGAGTCCTGGTTTTCAATATCACCGGTAATAGAGATCATGAACCTTTAATGGCTAACTTGATTCGTAATAACCAATTCGACTACGCATTTTTCTGTCCCAACGCAATTGATGTCAAAAAAACTGATCATTTAG AATACCCTGCTCAATACGAGAATCGGAACGAAGACTTTGAACGAAGCAAACAATACTGTTCAGATTGGGTTAGAATGAGCAAATGTGATGAGAGTAATGTCAGATCATTTGAAAATGTCAACGATACTGTTGAacatttaaaagaaaatgttgAAGATTCCAACTTACATGTTTTGATCACTGGTTCGTTGCATTTAGTAGCAGCTTTCCTCAATGTATTGAATCCACATCACGATGCTCAGTTGTAG
- the LOC135838040 gene encoding folylpolyglutamate synthase, mitochondrial-like, translating to MLRILHNCRYQYLSRNLSYSVEDDYKAAVTALNLLQSNKQTLADPKTRQFPESKRHKVIDFLSKCGIDINTLEQKLSVIHVSGTKGKGSTCAFCESILRQHGYKTGFFSSPHLVSVRERFKINGQSISQRKFTTYFWEVYQKLSTNESQQSEPDMPPYFMFLTVMAFKIFIEEKVQVAIIEVGIGGEYDCTNILGNTAVVGVSSLGYDHIALLGKSIEEISWQKAGIMKPNCIAITTSDQPAKAMEVLKKRAEERKCALFVAPKLEEYDCNEKIILGNSGPAQPINASLAMQLANAWMYPFKYKNNLCSTAPTFPLCDEIFTGLKNCRWPGRTQIIKRPSELIYYLDGAHNLESIQLCVEWFLKTVPPHSKKALIFNMIGDRDPGTLMKHLIRCNFDYAFFCPNVIGQKDTLTSDFASLKNTFDEEYAQSQKCHKHWLELNENFNDDNAKCFRNVGETFRYIEENLSTSELNVLITGSLHLVGAFLSILDPELKYSEN from the exons ATGTTACGAATACTTCATAATTGCCGTTATCAGTATTTAAGTAGAAATTTAAGCTATTCCGTGGAAGATGATTACAAG GCAGCTGTCACAGCTTTAAATTTATTACAAAGCAACAAGCAAACCTTAGCTGACCCCAAGACTCGCCAATTCCCCGAATCAAAACGTCACaaagttattgattttttgtcaaa ATGCGGAATAGATATCAACACGCTGGAGCAAAAATTATCCGTAATTCACGTATCCGGAACCAAAGGCAAAGGTTCAACTTGCGCTTTCTGCGAGTCAATTTTACGCCAACACGGATACAAAAccggatttttttcttcgccgcATCTTGTCTCAGTCCGTGAAAGATTTAAAATAAATGGCCAATCAATCAGCCAACGAAAATTCACTACTTATTTCTGggaagtttaccaaaaattgagtactaATGAG AGCCAGCAAAGTGAACCTGATATGCCACCGTATTTCATGTTCCTGACAGTAATGGCGTTTAAAATATTTATCGAAGAAAAAGTACAAGTAGCAATAATTGAGGTAGGGATTGGTGGAGAATACGATTGCACCAATATCCTCGG gAACACAGCCGTAGTTGGAGTTAGTTCTTTAGGATACGATCACATCGCTTTGCTGGGAAAAAGCATAGAAGAAATATCCTGGCAGAAAGCTGGTATCATGAAGCCGAACTGTATTGCAATAACAACATCCGATCAACCGGCAAAAGCTATGGAAGTGCTGAAAAAAAGAGCAGAAGAAAGAAAA TGTGCTTTATTCGTCGCTCCAAAACTTGAAGAATACGATTgtaatgagaaaataattctggGAAATAGTGGTCCTGCTCAACCTATCAATGCCTCGCTTGCCATGCAGTTAGCTAATGCTTGGATGTATCCATTTAAATACA AAAACAACCTTTGTAGTACGGCTCCAACTTTTCCAttatgtgatgaaattttcaccggtttaaaaaattgtcgctGGCCTGGCAGAACTCAGATAATTAAACGACCGAGTGAATTAATTTATTACCTAGACGGTGCTCATAATTTGGAAAGTATTCAATTATGCGTTGAATGGTTTCTAAAAACAGTACCACCCCA ttcaaaaaaagcTTTAATATTTAATATGATCGGAGACAGAGATCCTGGTACTTTAATGAAGCACTTGATACGTTGTAATTTCGATTACgcttttttttgtccaaatgtTATCGGCCAAAAGGATACTTTAACATCAG atTTCGCAAGCTTGAAAAACACTTTTGATGAAGAATATGCTCAAAGTCAGAAATGCCATAAGCACTGGTTAGagcttaatgaaaatttcaacgacgaTAATGCAAAATGTTTTCGCAACGTTGGAGAAACATTTCGCTATATTGAAGAGAATTTGAGTACTTCGGAGCTAAACGTATTGATTACTGGTTCTTTGCATTTAGTTGGAGCTTTTCTAAGCATTTTAGATCCCGAATTGAAGTacagtgaaaattaa
- the LOC135838038 gene encoding tRNA N(3)-methylcytidine methyltransferase METTL6 isoform X3, protein MDETFVESKLTDLSLSEIDLSTLKHQESRLVSNFKAQQIEKDCKKHWDIFYKRNENRFFKDRHWTTREFKELIDARDKQIKQTLLEVGCGTGNFIYPLLTEEKSSFFIYACDFSPRAVELVKSNPLYDESLVKAFVCDVTTEELKKHVDNLDIITLIFVLSAIHPDHFDNVVRTLYSVLKPGGVVLFRDYGLYDMTQLRFKAGHKISDNFYMRQDGTRTYFFSVDLVRDLFCRNGFSEIETSYVRRRTVNKKEGIDVPRIFVQAKYKKL, encoded by the exons ATGGATGAAACATTCGTTGAATCAAAGCTTACAGACCTCTCGTTATCAGAGATCGACCTGAGCACTTTGAAACATCAAGAATCCAGATTAGTATCGAACTTCAAAGCTCAACAGATCGAAAAAGATTGCAAAAAGCATTGGGATATATTCTACAAACGCAACGAGAATCGTTTCTTCAAAGATCGTCATTGGACGACTAGAGAATTCAAGGAATTGATAGATGCTCGAGATAAACAAATTAAGCAAACGTTGCTAGAAGTAGGTTGTGGAACTGGTAACTTCATATACCCGTTGTTGACCGAAGAAAAATCGTCCTTTTTCATCTACGCGTGTGATTTCTCACCTCGAGCTGTCGAATTAGTCAAAAGTAATCCGCTTTACGACGAATCTCTAGTTAAAGCTTTCGTCTGCGATGTCACCACCGAAGAATTGAAGAAACACGTCGACAACTTGGATATAATCACCTTGATATTCGTACTATCTGCTATTCATCCTGATCATTTTGACAACGTGGTCCGTACATTGTATTCGGTGCTGAAACCAGGTGGTGTCGTTTTGTTTCGTGATTATGGCCTTTATGATATGACTCAGCTGCGCTTCAAAGCTGGCCATAAAATATCCGATAATTTTTACATGAGGCAAGATGGTACTAG GACGTATTTCTTCTCAGTGGATTTGGTTAGAGATTTGTTTTGTAGAAATGGCTTCAGTGAAATTGAAACTTCTTATGTGAGAAGAAGAACTGTTAATAAGAAAGAGGGTATCGATGTACCTCGTATATTTGTTCAAGCAAAATACAAGAAACTGTGA